One region of Daphnia pulicaria isolate SC F1-1A chromosome 7, SC_F0-13Bv2, whole genome shotgun sequence genomic DNA includes:
- the LOC124348606 gene encoding uncharacterized protein LOC124348606, with protein MLTSVKRGITEVIPINYPFGNTRSRNVLQDFNCEPGGFNPCDSSLKVLFLGSGDLRNTLQIAENENFNHMQIHLNDLNPSVVARNIIILKIISAPDFNPEDDEDFAFLWDVWYNLEWPEVTRKRFQGILKDLLNGVFPENVSVPKTSQSEILKKVWSTWLSVSSKTEFEAIIFMKKVGLERELYICKIWGLKNEGEIENAMNVDSFSTVIDELASNLERSIGIEWLSDSARQNIREEAKRYFEKGSCRLENDIKIVCLNPTMLDHATLRWTLHYSLCPFDGYLPLLNEELDTSNKRKMMIISCQKILKNHLSFYRKRLVDGQTFELFFYLEDAIEFCYSENVNKFDVIDCSDIADYVGLVNLILACSGKLSDHPSAMLFTETLNWFPLGKGSVKLYVEKALCCPLSMIPTIYGLRLKSRIELGLPEFVDLRRPMSPPVYLCWLKARPFHNVAMSSSSALNGFLDQLANVCFVSKFPFRITGCPPEFLSGCGMVLYTPQTFSYVVNSMIQRLGGDHWLKKDVRPEEMHPNFELARRTLDAWKDGQKILKLSAKIPTSSSNKFLLRASVRAAVSGVPIPRLILLPKAKQGNCSDFSGPDVHFIDNFQLELENSSTGFQDVSISFLLIPHHGLEKTHRAIIVDIPNGSEFVVFESFESVQIEDWNFPYPFMPSKTELELHSPEELSMKVDSCVETEDQFRLKINITSSKNVSGLKVATNHQAPCESCHEITLSLNQPEKYKPLSLSFPYPILVDDIHATLHHKSRHVDLVLTKALWEPWPCEYEPAADLHNVLDLDQLKPWKEEESLRPSLENHIRSQFNINHLENISLMERSPLNAVRYVMRVLFLDPSRSRYVIIQRMNAPAPDWFFLVHDPVSTTPTGRPVLLLSAFDFRLAAKLIADGKWTQKKTEENFIRVFPGGEEALIIPIQTTEDSQLLRFVLRLNRSKITPSKWQKKNLTLGKGSLWMATFVSPLYSDNPHMDLRSSDASNRSTLGGSVNDNNCCAACKKVSQSLKRCSRCRSTVYCCVECQRQHWAQHKMDCKKV; from the exons ATGTTGACTTCTGTAAAACGTGGCATAACTGAAGTTATTCCTATAAATTACCCTTTTGGAAATACCCGAAGTCGAAATGTGTTGCAAGACTTCAATTGTGAACCAGGTGGTTTTAACCCATGCGATTCATCCTTGAAG GTTCTCTTTCTGGGCAGTGGTGACCTGAGGAACACTCTTCAGATTgcagaaaacgaaaatttcaaTCACATGCAAATCCATTTAAATGACCTAAATCCATCAGTGGTAGCTCGGAACatcattattttgaaaataatatcaGCCCCTGATTTCAACcctgaagatgatgaagacttTGCTTTCCTTTGGGATGTTTGGTATAATCTTGAATGGCCAGAAGTCACCCGTAAGcgatttcaaggaattttgaAGGACCTGTTGAATGGTGTGTTCCCTGAAAATGTCTCAGTCCCCAAAACTAGTCAGTCTGAAATATTAAAGAAAGTGTGGAGTACTTGGCTTTCTGTTTCGTCAAAAACTGAATTTGAAGCtattatttttatgaaaaaagttGGCTTAGAAAG ggAACTGTATATCTGTAAAATATGGGGCCTCAAGAATGAAGGAGAAATAGAAAACGCGATGAACGTTGATAGCTTTTCAACGGTCATTGATGAATTAGCTTCTAACCTGGAAAGAAGTATTGGGATTGAATGGTTGAGCGATTCAGCGAGGCAGAATATCCGTGAAGAAGCTAAGCGCTATTTTGAAAAAGGTAGCTGTCGACTTGAAAACGATATCAAGATCGTTTGTCTTAATCCAACAATGCTTGACCACGCAACACTCCGCTGGACACTCCATTATTCCCTTTGCCCATTTGACGGATACTTGCCGCTACTGAACGAAGAATTGGACACTTCAAACAAGAGAAAGATGATGATAATTTCCTGCCAGAAAATACTCAAAAACCATCTTTCTTTCTATCGAAAGCGCCTCGTCGACGGACAAACCTTTGAATTATTCTTCTACTTGGAGGATGCCATAGAGTTCTGCTATTCTGAAAACGTCAACAAGTTCGACGTCATTGACTGCTCTGACATTGCAGATTATGTTGGATTAGTGAATTTGATCCTCGCATGCAGCGGGAAGTTGTCAGATCACCCATCTGCAATGTTGTTCACCGAAACTTTAAATTGGTTCCCACTTGGAAAGGGATCTGTGAAGTTATACGTCGAGAAAGCCCTTTGTTGTCCGTTGAGCATGATTCCAACTATATATGGATTGCGTCTCAAAAGCCGCATCGAACTAGGATTGCCTGAATTTGTTGACTTGCGACGTCCGATGTCGCCCCCTGTTTACCTTTGCTGGCTAAAAGCACGTCCTTTTCATAATGTTGCCATGTCATCATCTTCAGCACTCAACGGATTCCTGGATCAGTTAGCGaacgtttgttttgtttcgaaatTCCCTTTTCGAATCACAGGTTGCCCTCCTGAATTCCTAAGTGGATGTGGCATGGTGCTGTATACCCCGCAAACATTCAGCTACGTAGTGAACTCGATGATTCAACGGCTTGGAGGAGACCATTGGCTGAAGAAAGATGTCAGGCCGGAGGAGATGCATCCCAATTTTGAGCTCGCTAGACGAACACTTGATGCTTGGAAAGATGGCCAGAAGATTCTTAAGTTATCCGCAAAGATTCCTACTTCGTCCTCCAACAAATTCTTGCTTCGTGCTTCTGTACGAGCTGCTGTATCAGGAGTTCCAATACCTCGATTGATACTCCTGCCGAAAGCGAAGCAAGGGAACTGTTCTGACTTTTCTGGACCAGATGTCCATTTCATCGACAACTTTCAATTGGAACTGGAAAATTCCTCAACCGGATTCCAAGACGTTTCAATTTCCTTTCTCCTAATTCCTCATCACGGGCTCGAAAAAACTCATCGTGCTATCATCGTGGATATACCGAACGGTTCAGAATTTGTCGTCTTTGAGTCGTTTGAATCAGTGCAGATCGAGGACTGGAATTTTCCTTATCCGTTTATGCCTTCGAAAACCGAACTTGAGCTTCACTCTCCTGAAGAATTGAGCATGAAGGTCGACAGTTGCGTCGAGACAGAAGATCAGTTCCGTCTGAAAATTAACATTACCTCATCCAAAAATGTCTCGG ggTTAAAAGTAGCAACAAATCATCAGGCGCCTTGTGAATCCTGTCACGAGATTACTTTGTCACTGAACCAGCCGGAAAAGTACAAGCCGTTGTCGCTGTCATTTCCGTATCCGATCCTTGTCGATGACATCCACGCTACCCTTCATCACAAAAGCCGCCATGTTGATTTAGTGTTAACGAAAGCATTGTGGGAACCATGGCCGTGTGAATACGAACCTGCTGCCGATTTGCACAACGTCTTAGATCTAGATCAACTAAAAccttggaaagaagaagaatcactCCGACCGTCCTTGGAAAATCACATTAGAAGCCAGTTCAACATTAATCATCTAGAGAATATTTCGCTGATGGAAAGATCTCCTTTGAATGCCGTTCGTTACGTTATGagagttttgtttttggatCCCTCTCGTTCTCGTTATGTCATCATCCAACGAATGAATGCACCAGCACCCGACTGGTTCTTTCTAGTCCATGATCCTGTTTCAACAACTCCGACGGGCAGACCAGTCCTTTTGCTTTCGGCTTTTGATTTCCGATTGGCAGCAAAACTCATTGCAGACGGCAAATGGACCCAGAAAAAGACTGAAGAGAATTTTATTCGAGTTTTCCCTGGCGGCGAGGAAGCATTGATCATTCCGATCCAAACGACTGAAGATTCGCAGCTTTTGAGATTCGTCTTGCGGCTCAACAGATCCAAGATCACACCCAGcaaatggcagaaaaaaaaccttacactGGGAAA